The following proteins are encoded in a genomic region of Hippoglossus hippoglossus isolate fHipHip1 chromosome 3, fHipHip1.pri, whole genome shotgun sequence:
- the lctla gene encoding lactase-like a, with product MQFILRTHHVITLVLCVSASDDFDWTKNERTSFYYGTFPTGFSWGVGSSAYQTEGAWNIDGKGASIWDSFAHRKGKIFLNDTGDSSCEGYYKFKDDVTLMKDMKLNHYRFSISWPRILPSGLKSEHINEKGIKYYNDLINMLLDNKITPVVTLYHWDLPQVLQEKYGGWQNVSMVNYFNDFANLCFERFGNRVRNWITFNNPWSIAVEGYETGEHAPGLKLKGTGAYRAAHHLIKAHAKVWHTYDTQWRSKQKGLVGISLTADWGEPVDVTNQRDIEAAERYIQFYMGWFATPIFNGDYPQVMKDYVGRKSGQQGLGASRLPVFSPQEKSYIRGTCDFLGLGHFTTRYITQKNYPSGVGDSYFADRDLAELVDPKWPDPGSEWLYSVPWGFRRLLNFVKTQYGNPMIYVTENGVSEKMLCTDLCDDWRMQYFKDYINEMLKAIKDGVNIKGYTAWSLLDNFEWDEGYSERFGLYYVDFRNKNKPRYPKASVQFYKRIISSNGFPNQREVESWKRKAVETCSSSNQLLAADPLIGHMEMVTEIVVPTVCTLCILLSAVFLMFLLRGRL from the exons ATGCAGTTCATCCTGAGGACGCACCATGTGATCACACTGGTGCTGTGTGTTTCAGCCTCTGACGACTTCGACTGGACCAAGAACGAGAGAACGTCTTTCTACTATGGAACCTTCCCTACTG gTTTCTCGTGGGGGGTGGGCAGCTCGGCCTATCAGACTGAAGGAGCGTGGAACATCGATGGGAAAGGAGCGAGCATCTGGGATTCCTTCGCCCACAGGAAGGGGAAGATATTCCTAAATGACACAGGAGACTCGTCGTGTGAGGGATACTACAAATTCAAG GACGACGTCACCTTGATGAAAGACATGAAGCTGAATCATTATCGTTTCTCCATCTCCTGGCCGAGGATTTTACCAAGCGGACTGAAAA GCGAACACATCAATGAGAAAGGAATCAAATATTACAACGACCTGATCAACATGCTGCTGGACAATAAGATCACACCTGTCGTCACCCTGTACCACTGGGACTTACCTCAG GTCCTACAGGAGAAGTACGGCGGCTGGCAGAACGTCAGCATGGTTAACTACTTCAACGACTTTGCCAACTTGTGCTTTGAGAGATTTGGAAACCGAGTGAGGAACTGGATCACCTTCAACAATCCGTGG TCGATCGCTGTGGAGGGATATGAGACAGGGGAACATGCACCGGGGCTGAAGCTGAAGGGAACCGGAGCGTACAGAGCTGCCCACCACCTCATCAAa GCTCATGCTAAGGTCTGGCACACGTATGACACACAGTggagaagcaaacaaaaag gcctGGTTGGGATCTCTCTAACAGCTGACTGGGGCGAGCCAGTGGACGTCACCAACCAGAGGGACAtcgaagcagcagagagatacATCCAGTTCTACATGGGCTGGTTTGCGACTCCCATCTTCAACGGGGATTACCCCCAAGTTATGAAAGATTACGTCG GCAGGAAGAGCGGCCAGCAGGGCCTGGGAGCTTCACGCCTCCCCGTCTTCTCACCTCAGGAGAAGAGTTACATCCGAGGAACCTGTGACTTCCTGGGCCTCGGACATTTCACCACCCGCTACATCACCCAGAAGAATTACCCGTCAGGCGTCGGGGACAGCTACTTCGCTGACCGTGACCTGGCTGAGCTGGTTGACCCTAAATGGCCCGACCCCGGCTCCGAGTGGCTCTACTCTGTCCCCTGGGGCTTCAGACGCCTGCTGAACTTTGTCAAG actcagTACGGAAACCCAATGATCTACGTGACGGAGAACGGCGTGTCAGAGAAGATGCTCTGCACCGACCTCTGTGACGACTGGAGGATGCAGTACTTCAAAGATTACATCAACGAAATGCTCAAAG CGATTAAAGACGGGGTCAACATCAAGGGCTACACAGCCTGGTCGCTGCTCGACAACTTTGAGTGGGACGAAGGATACTCCGAAAGGTTCGGCCTGTACTACGTGGACTTCAGGAACAAGAACAAACCCCGTTACCCGAAGGCCTCTGTCCAGTTCTACAAACGCATCATCAGCTCTAACGGCTTTCCCAACCAGAGAGAG gtggAGAGCTGGAAGAGGAAAGCTGTGGAGACCTGTTCCTCCAGTAACCAGCTCCTGGCTGCAG ATCCGCTGATCGGCCACATGGAGATGGTCACAGAGATCGTGGTTCCCACCGTGTGCACGCTCTGCATCCTGCTCAGCGCCGTCTTCCTCATGTTCCTGCTGCGTGGACgcctctga
- the crybgx gene encoding crystallin beta gamma X, whose product MNIFTKVPGLAQQTSKLGSVLQRAFYGSSGRVTLFEQRNFAGRRLDLSSDCARLSDKNFPERCNSVQVESGAWIGYEHENFRGRQYLWDMSDRGEYNCYDKWCAQVDHVSSVRSVKQDTNPAKAQLFERAGYSGKKMEIQDDIPNLMSRYSLNRVASIRVLGGAWVVYQEPNYRGPHYILEKRDYNNFSDWGSQNNTVGSMRRVRFN is encoded by the exons ATGAACATCTTTACTAAGGTCCCAGGATTAGCCCAACAAACCAG CAAGCTGGGGTCTGTGCTCCAACGCGCCTTCTACGGGTCCAGTGGGAGG GTGACCCTGTTCGAGCAGAGGAACTTCGCAGGCCGGAGACTGGACCTGAGTTCCGACTGTGCCCGACTCAGTGACAAGAACTTCCCAGAGCGATGCAACTCTGTGCAGGTGGAGAGCGGAGC GTGGATCGGTTATGAGCATGAGAACTTCCGGGGCCGTCAGTACCTGTGGGACATGTCTGACCGAGGAGAGTACAACTGCTACGACAAGTGGTGCGCTCAGGTGGACCACGTGTCCTCGGTGCGCTCCGTCAAACAG GACACCAACCCAGCCAAAGCTCAGCTGTTTGAGCGAGCCGGTTACTCCGGTAAGAAGATGGAGATCCAGGACGACATCCCCAACCTGATGAGCCGCTACAGCCTCAACAGGGTCGCCTCCATCCGGGTCCTCGGGGGAGC gtggGTGGTGTATCAGGAGCCAAACTACAGAGGACCTCACTACATTCTGGAGAAACGTGATTACAACAACTTCTCTGACTGGGGCAGCCAGAACAACACGGTGGGCTCCATGCGCCGCGTCCGCTTCAACTGA